The proteins below are encoded in one region of Aquisphaera giovannonii:
- a CDS encoding cellulase family glycosylhydrolase, producing the protein MKRGILAVLAVAACLPARAAAPTKGFVAADGPRLVIDGREFRAVGVNVPHLHQIYLGTWFHLDQFYGTREKAKAAAVEAVEDASRSGMAFIRFFAGPGYPIEAHRLYGRDPAAYWRGMDELFALCRSKGVRLIPCLNVASFHADAGEPRGAVLDASSRTHRACRSYVRAFVSRYKDDPTVLLWELENELMLAADVDMRGDALLPRGVYPEGATVREVGTREDSLTWEMTQRLYRDQAAFIRSIDPNHLVTSGDAGVRPEATSRRETFPDFRYRDDSWREHLANELAAQPEPLGVYSLHHYGPADPGPKGCGLDALERARHTARAIRAAGVPLLIGELGQDKPTFRSDPEARWARAYLDMAEAEGISLIALWVWHFPWQPELTLDGRSHPTLIRRAREFNSRHAASGR; encoded by the coding sequence GTGAAACGTGGCATCCTTGCGGTCCTCGCGGTCGCCGCCTGCCTCCCCGCCCGGGCCGCCGCGCCCACCAAGGGGTTCGTCGCCGCCGACGGGCCCCGACTAGTCATCGACGGCCGGGAATTCCGCGCGGTCGGCGTCAACGTGCCCCACCTCCATCAGATCTACCTGGGGACTTGGTTCCACCTCGATCAATTCTACGGCACACGAGAGAAGGCGAAGGCCGCCGCCGTGGAGGCGGTGGAGGACGCCTCGCGGAGCGGGATGGCATTCATCCGCTTCTTCGCCGGGCCGGGCTACCCGATCGAGGCCCATCGGCTCTACGGACGCGACCCGGCCGCTTATTGGCGGGGGATGGACGAACTCTTCGCCCTTTGCCGGAGCAAGGGGGTCCGCCTGATCCCTTGCCTGAATGTCGCCTCATTCCACGCCGACGCAGGAGAGCCGCGGGGCGCGGTCCTCGATGCGAGCTCCAGGACCCATCGCGCCTGCCGCAGTTACGTCCGTGCCTTCGTATCGCGTTACAAGGACGATCCGACCGTCCTGCTCTGGGAGCTTGAGAATGAGCTCATGCTCGCGGCCGACGTGGACATGAGGGGCGACGCGCTCCTTCCCCGCGGCGTGTATCCCGAAGGCGCCACTGTGCGAGAGGTCGGGACTCGCGAGGACTCCCTGACCTGGGAGATGACGCAACGACTCTATCGCGACCAGGCCGCGTTCATCCGCTCGATCGACCCGAATCACCTCGTCACCAGCGGCGACGCGGGCGTCCGCCCCGAGGCGACGAGCCGCCGCGAGACTTTCCCCGATTTCCGGTACCGCGACGACTCCTGGCGCGAGCACCTGGCCAACGAGTTGGCCGCCCAGCCCGAGCCCCTCGGCGTCTACAGCCTTCACCACTATGGCCCGGCCGACCCCGGCCCGAAGGGCTGCGGCCTCGACGCCCTCGAGCGTGCCCGACACACCGCCCGCGCCATCCGCGCGGCCGGCGTGCCGCTCCTCATCGGCGAGCTCGGGCAGGACAAGCCAACGTTCCGGTCCGACCCGGAGGCCCGCTGGGCTAGGGCCTATCTCGACATGGCCGAGGCGGAGGGCATCTCCTTGATCGCCCTCTGGGTCTGGCATTTCCCCTGGCAGCCGGAGCTGACCCTCGACGGCCGCTCGCATCCGACGCTCATCCGGCGAGCCCGGGAATTCAACTCCCGGCACGCGGCCAGCGGCCGATGA
- a CDS encoding 3-keto-disaccharide hydrolase, giving the protein MRKTPRLLAAGLTVLGTLVLQPASATAQETGKSHALFNGKDLSGWVTPDDKEIFSVEDGEIVGRTREGQLKKNEFLVTEKPYRNFVLKAKVKYKDGNSGIQIRSKRAADGAVSGPQADIAEGYWGLLYEERGRGILERYDEQKAKELVRPGDWNEFVITFKGKHLKVELNGTCVIDREDEKFDDEGIIALQTHAGPPMEVRFKDIEITELD; this is encoded by the coding sequence ATGCGAAAGACCCCGCGCCTCCTCGCCGCAGGATTGACGGTCCTGGGCACGCTCGTCCTCCAGCCCGCGTCGGCCACCGCCCAGGAGACCGGCAAATCCCACGCCCTGTTCAACGGCAAGGACCTCTCCGGCTGGGTCACGCCCGACGACAAGGAGATCTTCTCCGTCGAGGACGGCGAGATCGTCGGCCGCACCAGGGAAGGCCAGCTCAAGAAGAACGAGTTCCTCGTGACGGAGAAGCCCTACCGGAACTTCGTCCTCAAGGCCAAGGTGAAGTACAAGGACGGCAACTCGGGGATCCAGATCCGGAGCAAGCGGGCCGCCGACGGCGCCGTGTCGGGCCCCCAGGCGGACATCGCCGAAGGTTACTGGGGCCTGCTCTACGAGGAGCGCGGGCGGGGCATCCTCGAGCGCTACGACGAGCAGAAGGCCAAGGAGCTCGTCAGGCCGGGCGACTGGAACGAATTCGTGATCACGTTCAAGGGCAAGCACCTCAAGGTCGAGCTGAACGGGACCTGCGTCATCGATCGCGAGGACGAGAAGTTCGACGACGAGGGCATCATCGCCCTCCAGACCCACGCCGGCCCGCCCATGGAGGTCCGTTTCAAGGACATCGAGATCACCGAGCTGGATTGA
- the hpnC gene encoding squalene synthase HpnC — translation MSFQDDLRRFGPGSSARVTRDEAMAYCARLAATHYENFSVITWLTPREHRPAFASIYGFCRWADDLGDEVGDRDESLRLLAWWRDELRAMYAGEARHPVMIALRETVAQYAIPIGPFSALIDAFVQDQHVAEYQTFEQLLDYCRRSADPVGHLVLYVAGAFDEENARLSNQTCTALQLANFWQDVARDLAIGRIYLPREDRERFGYPDADLRALRFTPQFRELLRFEVGRAREMLERGRALVPRIPGPIAVDVDLFSRGGLAILDRIEARGYDVLSSRPALSKLTKAGLLARAVVSLTLARRGRRAARAASPPVEMAPAGSSGGRRP, via the coding sequence ATGTCTTTCCAGGACGACCTGCGGCGGTTCGGGCCGGGCTCCTCGGCCCGCGTGACGCGTGACGAGGCGATGGCCTATTGCGCGCGGCTGGCCGCGACGCACTATGAAAACTTCAGCGTCATCACCTGGCTCACGCCCCGCGAGCACCGACCGGCCTTCGCGAGCATCTACGGCTTCTGCCGCTGGGCGGACGACCTCGGGGACGAGGTCGGCGACCGGGATGAGTCCCTGCGGCTCCTCGCATGGTGGCGAGACGAGTTGCGGGCGATGTACGCCGGGGAGGCGAGGCATCCCGTGATGATCGCCCTGCGCGAGACCGTCGCCCAATACGCCATCCCCATCGGGCCCTTCTCGGCCCTCATCGACGCCTTTGTCCAGGACCAGCACGTCGCGGAATATCAGACCTTCGAGCAGCTCCTGGACTACTGCAGGCGATCGGCGGACCCGGTGGGGCACCTGGTCCTGTACGTCGCCGGTGCCTTCGACGAGGAGAATGCGAGGCTGTCGAACCAGACCTGCACGGCGCTGCAGCTCGCCAACTTCTGGCAGGACGTCGCCCGCGACCTGGCCATCGGCCGGATCTACCTTCCGCGAGAGGACCGCGAGCGATTCGGCTACCCGGACGCGGACCTGCGTGCCCTCCGGTTCACCCCGCAATTCCGGGAGCTACTCCGGTTCGAGGTCGGCAGGGCCCGCGAGATGCTCGAGCGCGGGCGTGCCCTCGTGCCGCGGATCCCGGGGCCGATCGCGGTGGACGTGGACCTCTTCTCGAGGGGCGGGCTGGCCATCCTCGACCGCATCGAGGCCAGGGGGTACGACGTGCTGTCGTCCCGGCCGGCGCTGAGCAAGCTGACCAAGGCCGGCCTGCTCGCGAGGGCGGTCGTCTCGCTCACGCTGGCCCGCCGCGGCAGGAGGGCCGCGAGGGCGGCCTCGCCCCCCGTCGAGATGGCCCCGGCCGGATCCTCCGGCGG